One segment of Pantoea sp. Lij88 DNA contains the following:
- the lysC gene encoding lysine-sensitive aspartokinase 3 translates to MSQTLIVAKFGGTSVADFEAMNRSADVVLQDASTRLVVLSASAGITNLLVALAEGQQAPQRAVLLDDIRRIQYAIVDRLQRPEVIRDEIDRMIDNISMLSEAASLATSNALTDELVSHGELMSSLLFVEILRERQVNAEWFDVRKVMRTDDHFGRAVPDVQVLAEQATAQLQPRIEQALVITQGFIGSESEGRTTTLGRGGSDYTAALLGEALHAARVDIWTDVPGIYTTDPRVVPTAKRIDEITFEEAAEMATFGAKVLHPATLLPAVRRGIPVFVGSSKDPAAGGTRVCNETRNPPLFRALALRRKQTLLTLHSLNMLHTFGFLAELFNILARHNVSVDLITTSEVSVALTLDTTGSTSTSASLLTQALLTELSSLCRVEVEEDLALVAIIGNQLSKACGVGKEVFGVLDPFNLRMICYGASSYNLCFLVPGNDAESVVRTLHRNLFE, encoded by the coding sequence ATGTCTCAAACACTGATAGTGGCAAAATTCGGCGGCACCAGCGTAGCCGATTTTGAAGCGATGAACCGCAGCGCCGATGTGGTGTTGCAGGATGCCAGCACGCGTCTGGTGGTGCTCTCCGCCTCGGCGGGCATTACTAATCTGCTGGTTGCGCTGGCTGAAGGCCAGCAGGCTCCTCAGCGCGCTGTGCTGCTTGATGATATCCGCCGTATCCAGTACGCCATTGTTGATCGCCTGCAGCGTCCGGAAGTGATCCGCGATGAAATCGATCGCATGATCGACAATATCAGCATGCTCTCCGAAGCCGCCTCACTGGCCACCTCGAATGCCCTGACCGATGAACTGGTCAGCCACGGCGAGCTGATGTCATCACTGCTGTTTGTGGAAATTCTGCGTGAACGTCAGGTTAACGCGGAGTGGTTCGATGTCCGCAAGGTCATGCGTACCGACGATCATTTTGGCCGGGCCGTTCCGGATGTCCAGGTGCTGGCGGAGCAGGCGACGGCGCAGTTACAGCCGCGCATTGAGCAGGCGCTGGTCATTACTCAGGGTTTCATTGGCAGTGAAAGCGAAGGGCGCACCACGACCTTAGGCCGTGGCGGCAGTGATTACACCGCTGCGCTGCTGGGCGAAGCGCTGCATGCGGCGCGTGTGGATATCTGGACAGATGTGCCAGGCATCTATACCACCGATCCGCGCGTGGTGCCGACGGCGAAGCGCATTGATGAAATCACCTTTGAAGAAGCTGCCGAAATGGCGACGTTTGGTGCCAAAGTGCTGCATCCGGCGACGCTGCTGCCCGCCGTGCGCCGGGGTATTCCGGTCTTCGTCGGTTCCAGCAAGGATCCGGCAGCAGGCGGAACCCGCGTCTGCAACGAAACCCGCAACCCGCCGCTGTTCCGGGCGCTGGCTTTACGCCGTAAGCAGACGCTGTTAACGCTGCACAGCCTTAATATGCTGCATACGTTTGGTTTCCTTGCCGAACTTTTCAATATTCTGGCGCGTCACAACGTCTCGGTTGACCTGATCACCACCTCTGAAGTGAGCGTGGCGCTGACTCTGGACACGACCGGCTCAACCTCAACCAGCGCCAGTCTGCTGACCCAGGCGTTGCTGACTGAACTCTCGTCGCTGTGCCGGGTAGAAGTGGAAGAAGATCTGGCGCTGGTGGCGATTATCGGCAACCAGCTGTCAAAAGCGTGCGGCGTCGGCAAAGAGGTGTTTGGTGTCCTCGACCCGTTCAACCTGCGGATGATTTGCTATGGTGCCAGTAGCTACAATCTCTGCTTCCTGGTGCCGGGCAACGATGCGGAAA